One Thalassotalea atypica DNA window includes the following coding sequences:
- the nusA gene encoding transcription termination factor NusA → MSKEILLVVDAVSNEKAVPRESIFEAMETALETATKKKYEGDIIVRVCIDRKTGEFDTFRRWLVVEDDHQMENPFAEMSLSAAQYEAPETVLGDYVEEQIESVKFDRITTQTAKQVIVQKVREAERALIVDAYQDQVGELITGVVKKANRESVILDLGNNAEAIIYRDDMLPREVFRPGDRIRGLLYAIKPEARGAQLFVSRAKPEMLIELFRVEVPEIGEEMLEIKGAARDPGSRAKIAVKSNDKRIDPVGACVGMRGSRVQAVSGELGGERVDIVLFDDNPAQFVINAMAPAEVASIIVDEDKGTMDIAVEEGNLAMAIGRNGQNIRLASQLTGWELNVMTVDDMNEKHQAENDKVLNLFTEKLDIDEDFATMLAEEGFTSLEEIAYVPASELLEIDGLNEDIVEELRERAKASLTTQALASEETLEGAEPAEDLLNLEGLDKHLAFVFASKGVCTLEDLAEQGVDDLIDIEELDEAKAGELIMAARNICWFNEE, encoded by the coding sequence ATGAGTAAGGAAATTTTACTGGTTGTAGATGCCGTCTCAAATGAGAAAGCAGTGCCTCGCGAAAGCATATTTGAGGCGATGGAAACTGCACTTGAAACAGCCACTAAGAAAAAATATGAAGGCGATATCATTGTACGTGTTTGCATTGATAGAAAAACAGGTGAGTTCGATACTTTCCGTCGTTGGTTAGTAGTTGAAGATGATCATCAAATGGAAAACCCATTTGCAGAAATGAGTCTTTCAGCTGCGCAATATGAAGCGCCTGAAACTGTATTGGGTGATTATGTAGAAGAACAAATTGAATCGGTTAAATTTGACCGAATCACCACACAAACAGCAAAACAAGTCATCGTTCAAAAAGTACGTGAAGCAGAGCGTGCATTAATCGTTGATGCATATCAAGATCAAGTAGGTGAGCTAATCACGGGTGTTGTTAAAAAAGCAAACCGTGAAAGTGTCATCTTAGACTTAGGTAATAATGCTGAAGCCATTATTTATCGCGATGACATGTTACCGCGTGAAGTTTTCCGTCCGGGTGACCGAATTCGTGGTTTATTGTACGCAATCAAACCAGAAGCTCGTGGTGCACAATTATTCGTATCTCGTGCAAAACCTGAAATGCTTATCGAATTATTCCGTGTCGAAGTGCCAGAAATTGGCGAAGAGATGTTAGAGATTAAGGGCGCAGCTCGTGACCCAGGCTCTCGAGCAAAGATTGCTGTTAAAAGTAACGACAAGCGTATTGACCCAGTAGGGGCATGTGTAGGTATGCGAGGCTCTCGTGTACAAGCAGTTTCTGGTGAATTAGGCGGTGAGCGTGTCGACATCGTATTGTTCGATGACAACCCCGCACAATTCGTTATTAATGCGATGGCTCCAGCTGAAGTTGCATCAATTATTGTTGATGAAGACAAAGGCACTATGGATATTGCTGTTGAAGAAGGCAATTTAGCCATGGCGATTGGCCGTAATGGTCAGAATATTCGTTTAGCAAGCCAGTTAACAGGCTGGGAACTAAACGTCATGACTGTTGATGACATGAATGAGAAGCATCAAGCTGAAAATGACAAGGTGCTAAATTTATTCACTGAAAAATTAGATATCGACGAAGATTTCGCCACTATGCTAGCGGAAGAAGGTTTCACTTCATTAGAAGAGATTGCCTATGTTCCAGCAAGTGAATTACTTGAAATAGATGGTCTAAATGAAGACATCGTTGAAGAGCTTCGTGAAAGAGCGAAGGCAAGCTTAACGACTCAAGCATTAGCAAGTGAAGAAACACTAGAAGGCGCAGAGCCTGCTGAAGATTTATTAAACCTTGAAGGTTTAGATAAGCATTTAGCATTTGTCTTTGCAAGTAAAGGTGTTTGTACGTTAGAAGACCTTGCAGAGCAAGGCGTTGATGATTTAATCGATATCGAAGAACTGGATGAAGCAAAAGCAGGTGAATTAATCATGGCTGCTCGTAACATCTGCTGGTTTAATGAAGAATAA
- the infB gene encoding translation initiation factor IF-2 codes for MAEVKVEQLANEIGTPVERLVGQLADAGITKTVTDSVTEQEKETLLEYLKKQHGDESAAQPNKMTLNRKKKSTLVLGSGSKAKSVQVEVRKKRTYVKRSDLEEQQIAEAEAKAAEEAKAQAEAEAAAAAKAAEEAKAAAAAKAAEDAKAKAEAKAVADAKAKEAKIAKAKELEEAKKEMTPEERAEADEIERIRVAQEAELAAKAEEEARKSAEEAKRLAEENEARWKKEAEERKKHENDVVHVTSSKYAQEAEDKVDSEDEGGRRRKKKKAAPDRNARGGRKGRGKQTLSAPQSLKHGFQKPVETKLNDVRIGETISVAELANKMSVKGAEVVKVMFKMGAMATINQVIDQETAALVAEEMGREVVLVKENALEEAVLSDRGDTGDAITRAPVVTIMGHVDHGKTSLLDHIREAKVASGEAGGITQHIGAYHVETGHGMITFLDTPGHAAFTAMRSRGAKATDIVIIVVAADDGVMPQTIEAIQHAKASDAPIIIAVNKMDKETADPDRVKSELSQHDVLSEEWGGDVQFCHVSAKTGLGIDELLDSILLQSEVLELTAVVDKMASGVVVESKLDKGRGPVATVLVQEGTLNQGDIVLCGLEYGRVRAMRDELGRDIKSAGPSIPVEILGLSGVPQSGDEATVVKDEKKAREVALYRQGKFRDVKLARQQKAKLENMFTDMAEGEVSEVNVVLKSDVQGSLEAISDSLVKLSTDEVKVKIIGSGVGGITETDASLAAASNAIVVGFNVRADASARKVIESEKIDLRYYSVIYALIDEVKQAMSGMLAPEFKQEIIGLAQVRDVFKSPKIGAIAGCMVTEGIIKRSAPIRVLRENVVIYEGELESLRRFKDDVQEVRNGTECGIGVKNYNDVRVGDQIEVFETVEVKRTL; via the coding sequence ATGGCAGAAGTAAAAGTTGAACAACTTGCCAATGAAATTGGTACGCCGGTCGAACGTTTGGTAGGCCAATTGGCTGACGCAGGCATCACAAAGACTGTAACTGATTCGGTAACTGAGCAAGAGAAAGAAACTCTGCTTGAGTACCTAAAGAAACAACATGGCGACGAGTCGGCAGCGCAACCTAATAAAATGACGCTGAATCGTAAGAAAAAATCTACTTTAGTACTAGGTTCTGGCAGTAAAGCAAAATCGGTACAAGTAGAAGTGCGCAAGAAGCGCACTTATGTCAAGCGCAGCGACCTCGAAGAGCAGCAAATTGCCGAAGCAGAAGCGAAAGCTGCTGAAGAAGCAAAAGCACAAGCCGAAGCAGAAGCGGCAGCAGCAGCAAAAGCAGCTGAAGAAGCAAAAGCAGCTGCAGCTGCAAAAGCAGCAGAAGACGCTAAAGCAAAAGCCGAAGCAAAAGCTGTAGCAGATGCTAAAGCAAAAGAAGCAAAAATTGCGAAAGCAAAAGAGCTTGAAGAAGCTAAGAAAGAAATGACGCCAGAAGAACGTGCCGAAGCTGATGAAATTGAGCGTATTCGCGTGGCTCAAGAAGCAGAGCTTGCAGCTAAAGCGGAAGAAGAAGCGCGTAAGAGTGCTGAAGAAGCTAAACGTTTAGCGGAAGAGAATGAAGCACGCTGGAAGAAAGAAGCCGAAGAGCGTAAAAAGCATGAAAATGATGTTGTTCATGTTACGTCTTCTAAATATGCGCAAGAAGCTGAAGACAAAGTGGATTCTGAAGATGAAGGCGGACGCCGTCGTAAGAAGAAGAAAGCAGCGCCAGATCGCAACGCTCGTGGTGGTCGTAAAGGTCGTGGTAAGCAAACACTATCTGCACCTCAAAGTTTAAAACATGGCTTCCAAAAGCCAGTAGAAACTAAGCTTAACGACGTACGTATTGGTGAAACTATTTCAGTTGCTGAATTGGCAAACAAAATGTCGGTTAAAGGCGCAGAAGTAGTAAAAGTCATGTTCAAAATGGGTGCGATGGCAACCATTAACCAAGTGATTGACCAAGAAACTGCCGCTTTAGTTGCAGAAGAAATGGGTCGTGAAGTGGTTCTTGTTAAAGAAAATGCCCTTGAAGAAGCGGTATTATCAGATCGTGGCGATACAGGTGATGCAATCACTCGTGCACCAGTTGTAACAATTATGGGACACGTTGATCACGGTAAAACGTCATTGCTAGATCATATTCGTGAAGCTAAAGTGGCTTCAGGCGAGGCGGGTGGTATTACTCAACATATTGGTGCATACCATGTTGAAACTGGCCACGGCATGATTACCTTCTTAGATACTCCAGGACATGCTGCGTTTACCGCAATGCGTTCTCGTGGTGCTAAAGCAACGGATATTGTTATTATTGTTGTTGCGGCTGATGACGGCGTTATGCCTCAAACAATTGAAGCAATTCAGCATGCAAAAGCATCTGATGCGCCAATTATTATCGCTGTAAACAAAATGGATAAAGAAACGGCTGATCCTGATCGCGTTAAGAGTGAGTTATCACAACATGATGTCCTCTCGGAAGAGTGGGGCGGTGACGTTCAGTTCTGTCACGTGTCAGCTAAAACAGGCTTAGGTATTGACGAACTACTTGACTCAATATTATTACAATCAGAAGTGTTAGAGCTTACGGCTGTCGTAGACAAAATGGCAAGTGGTGTTGTCGTTGAGTCAAAACTTGATAAAGGTCGTGGCCCTGTCGCAACGGTACTTGTTCAAGAAGGTACGTTAAACCAAGGTGATATTGTACTTTGTGGTTTAGAGTATGGTCGTGTACGAGCTATGCGTGATGAATTAGGTAGAGATATTAAGTCTGCTGGCCCTTCAATTCCAGTTGAAATCCTTGGTTTAAGTGGTGTGCCGCAATCAGGTGATGAAGCTACAGTTGTTAAAGACGAGAAAAAAGCACGCGAAGTTGCTTTATACCGTCAAGGTAAGTTCCGCGATGTGAAACTTGCTCGTCAACAAAAAGCTAAACTTGAAAACATGTTCACTGATATGGCTGAAGGTGAAGTTTCTGAAGTAAATGTGGTGCTTAAATCTGATGTTCAAGGTTCATTAGAAGCTATTTCTGACTCATTAGTTAAGCTTTCTACTGACGAAGTTAAAGTTAAAATCATCGGCTCTGGTGTTGGTGGTATTACTGAAACTGATGCATCTTTAGCAGCAGCATCAAACGCGATTGTTGTTGGTTTTAACGTACGTGCTGATGCATCTGCTCGTAAAGTTATTGAGTCGGAGAAAATTGACCTGCGTTATTACAGCGTGATCTACGCATTGATTGATGAAGTGAAGCAAGCGATGAGCGGTATGCTTGCACCTGAGTTCAAACAAGAAATCATTGGTCTTGCTCAAGTACGTGATGTATTTAAGTCGCCTAAGATTGGCGCAATCGCTGGTTGTATGGTTACCGAAGGTATCATCAAGCGTAGCGCGCCAATTCGTGTACTACGCGAAAACGTTGTAATTTACGAAGGTGAGTTAGAATCACTGCGTCGCTTTAAAGATGATGTTCAAGAAGTTCGAAACGGTACTGAGTGTGGTATCGGTGTTAAGAATTACAATGACGTTAGAGTGGGTGATCAGATCGAAGTATTTGAAACTGTTGAAGTGAAAAGAACACTTTAA
- the rbfA gene encoding 30S ribosome-binding factor RbfA — protein sequence MARDYARTDRVSQQIQKEVAMIIQREVKDPRLGMVTVNAVEVTRDLAYAKVFVTFFTLEDQSAEESIVILNEAASYIRTLLAKRIKARIMPELRFVFDKSMIEGVRMTNLVNQAVAEDERRSGDVEEDGEE from the coding sequence ATGGCGAGAGATTATGCTCGTACTGACCGTGTAAGTCAGCAAATACAAAAAGAAGTAGCGATGATTATCCAACGTGAAGTTAAAGATCCGCGTTTAGGCATGGTCACCGTTAATGCAGTTGAAGTGACGCGAGATTTAGCTTACGCAAAAGTTTTCGTTACATTTTTCACTCTGGAAGATCAAAGTGCTGAAGAGTCAATCGTGATTTTGAATGAGGCAGCAAGCTATATACGCACGCTGTTAGCCAAACGAATCAAGGCACGAATAATGCCTGAATTACGATTTGTATTTGATAAGTCCATGATTGAAGGTGTAAGAATGACTAATTTAGTTAACCAAGCGGTTGCTGAAGATGAACGTCGTTCTGGTGATGTTGAAGAAGACGGAGAAGAATAA
- the truB gene encoding tRNA pseudouridine(55) synthase TruB codes for MAKRRKGRPINGILLLDKPLEISSNQALQKVKRIYFAQKAGHTGALDPLATGMLPVCLGEGTKFSQFLLDTDKTYQVTAKLGVRTTTSDADGEIVTEKAVDVSDKQLLEALDTFRGTTQQIPSMFSALKYQGQPLYKYAREGIEVPREARDITVFRLDLLRFENDEVDLEIHVSKGTYIRTIVDDLGELLGCGAHVSMLRRVSVGSYPRDKMVTLEQLEGLLEQAKQEGETLSTYIDPLLVPMNTALEGMPRVSVDEQSVVYLRHGNPVQAQNSPKDGFVQVYVDDTNEFIGVGQINEDGMVAPKRIIVEHSDEIIS; via the coding sequence GTGGCGAAACGTCGTAAAGGCCGTCCAATTAACGGCATTTTGCTATTAGATAAGCCGCTTGAAATTTCTTCAAATCAAGCGTTGCAGAAAGTGAAGCGTATTTATTTTGCACAAAAAGCAGGGCATACAGGTGCTTTGGATCCGTTAGCTACCGGGATGTTGCCTGTTTGTTTAGGTGAAGGTACTAAATTCTCTCAATTTCTACTTGATACAGATAAAACTTATCAAGTGACAGCGAAGCTCGGTGTAAGAACTACAACGAGTGATGCTGATGGTGAGATTGTTACTGAAAAAGCGGTTGATGTCTCTGATAAGCAATTATTAGAAGCGTTAGATACTTTCAGAGGAACCACTCAGCAAATACCTTCAATGTTTTCTGCATTAAAATATCAAGGGCAACCATTATATAAGTATGCCCGTGAAGGTATTGAAGTTCCGCGAGAAGCTCGCGATATAACCGTATTTAGACTTGATTTATTGCGCTTTGAAAATGATGAAGTTGATTTAGAAATTCATGTTTCGAAAGGTACCTATATTCGTACTATCGTGGATGATTTGGGCGAGCTTTTAGGTTGTGGTGCCCATGTTTCAATGTTACGCCGCGTATCTGTTGGCAGTTATCCTCGAGACAAGATGGTAACATTAGAGCAGCTAGAAGGTTTGCTTGAACAAGCAAAGCAAGAAGGTGAAACACTTTCTACTTATATAGATCCGCTTTTAGTGCCCATGAATACCGCACTTGAAGGTATGCCTCGCGTCTCTGTAGATGAACAATCGGTGGTTTATTTGCGGCATGGTAACCCTGTTCAAGCTCAAAATTCACCTAAAGACGGTTTTGTGCAAGTGTATGTCGATGATACTAACGAGTTTATCGGTGTTGGACAAATCAATGAAGACGGTATGGTTGCGCCAAAGCGCATTATTGTTGAGCACAGCGACGAAATAATCAGTTAA
- the rpsO gene encoding 30S ribosomal protein S15, producing the protein MSLNAQEKAAIVAEYAVKEGDTGSPEVQVALLTTQINHLQGHFKEHIHDHHSRRGLLRMVSQRRKLLDYLKRKNVERYTGLIAKLGLRR; encoded by the coding sequence ATGTCTTTAAACGCACAAGAAAAAGCAGCAATTGTTGCAGAATACGCAGTAAAAGAAGGTGACACTGGTTCTCCTGAAGTACAAGTTGCTTTATTAACTACTCAAATCAACCACCTTCAAGGTCACTTCAAAGAGCACATCCATGATCACCACTCACGTCGTGGTTTATTACGCATGGTAAGCCAACGTCGTAAGTTACTTGATTACTTGAAGCGTAAAAACGTTGAACGTTACACTGGCTTAATCGCTAAATTAGGCTTACGTCGTTAA
- a CDS encoding alpha/beta hydrolase family protein translates to MGVDITTIKVTCQDGYQLVGSLFTPQGPSKLKAGIMIAPATGIKRQFYASFAQHLSEQGYGVLTFDNRGIGQSVIGHVSKSKASLQQWGEQDMPAVLDALKTYFPGVDYHLVGHSAGGQLIGLMHNAKDIKSVFNFACSSGQLSNMKMPFKIQAHFFMNVFSPLSNLLFGYTKSDVVGMGEPLPKEAAQQWRLWCNGTGYVKTAFGRTVHHHLYDELDMPSFWTNASDDGIAINENVDDMLSVFTKAKAYAKKKTFRPEAYGLSEIGHMKFFSRKSSNIWSDVIDWFDLHSSTDKSYSPEK, encoded by the coding sequence ATGGGTGTAGATATAACGACAATAAAAGTGACATGCCAAGACGGTTATCAATTAGTGGGATCCTTATTTACGCCACAAGGTCCTTCGAAATTAAAAGCTGGGATTATGATTGCACCAGCCACCGGTATAAAACGCCAGTTCTACGCTAGTTTTGCCCAACATTTAAGTGAGCAGGGCTACGGTGTACTCACGTTTGATAATAGAGGGATTGGGCAGTCGGTAATAGGGCATGTCTCAAAAAGTAAGGCTTCACTACAGCAATGGGGCGAGCAAGACATGCCCGCAGTACTTGACGCACTAAAGACATATTTTCCTGGTGTTGATTATCATTTAGTAGGCCATAGTGCAGGTGGACAGCTGATCGGACTAATGCATAACGCTAAAGACATTAAGTCGGTTTTTAATTTTGCCTGTTCTTCAGGACAACTTAGCAATATGAAAATGCCTTTTAAAATTCAAGCTCATTTCTTTATGAACGTGTTTAGTCCATTGAGTAATTTATTATTTGGTTACACCAAATCAGATGTTGTTGGTATGGGCGAGCCTCTACCTAAAGAAGCCGCCCAACAATGGCGCTTATGGTGCAACGGCACTGGGTACGTGAAAACAGCCTTTGGACGAACAGTTCATCATCACTTGTATGATGAATTAGATATGCCGTCATTTTGGACCAACGCGAGTGATGACGGTATTGCCATTAATGAAAACGTTGATGACATGCTGAGCGTTTTTACCAAAGCTAAGGCGTATGCCAAGAAAAAAACATTCAGACCAGAAGCGTATGGGCTATCTGAAATTGGTCATATGAAGTTTTTCAGTCGAAAATCATCGAATATATGGAGCGATGTAATCGACTGGTTTGATCTACACTCTTCTACGGACAAGTCCTACTCACCGGAAAAATAA
- the pnp gene encoding polyribonucleotide nucleotidyltransferase, which translates to MFTPVTKTFEYGQHTVTLETGVIARQATAAVMASMDDTSVLVSVVGKKEAKEGQDFFPLTVNYQEKTYAAGKIPGGFFKREGRPSEEETLTARLIDRPIRPLFPEGFTNEVQVIITVVSANPEIAPDIISLLGTSAALAITGMPFNGPVGAARVGYTEGKYILNPLQSELETSQLDLVVAGTDAAVLMVESEADVLSEEVMLGAVVYGHEQSQIAVNAIKEFAAEVNTPSWNWEAPAKNETLTAKIAELATEQVNDAYQITEKASRYEKVAEIRNEVIEKLLSEDEELNVQEAKDLFHDLEKNVVRGRITQGHPRIDGRDPEMIRALDVMTGVLPRTHGSAVFTRGETQALVTATLGTQRDAQRIETILGEKTDTFMLHYNFPPYSVGETGFVGSPKRREIGHGRLAKRGMLAVMPTIEEFPYSVRVVSEITESNGSSSMASVCGTSLALMDAGVPIKDSVAGIAMGLVKEGDSHVVLSDILGDEDHLGDMDFKVAGTTGGITALQMDIKIEGITQDIMQTALNQAKAARIHILGVMDQAINSHRDDISQFAPRIHTMKINSDKIRDVIGKGGATIRQLTEETGTTIEIEDDGTVKIAATDGKQAEDAINRIKALTAEIEVGTIYTGKVVRIVDFGAFVNVLPGKDGLVHISQISEERVNAVSDVLTEGQEVTVKVLEVDRQGRVRLSMKEAAEKAESAEQETPAAE; encoded by the coding sequence ATGTTTACTCCGGTAACTAAAACATTTGAATACGGTCAACATACCGTAACATTAGAAACGGGTGTTATCGCTCGTCAAGCAACTGCAGCTGTAATGGCAAGCATGGATGATACTAGCGTATTAGTATCTGTTGTTGGTAAGAAAGAAGCGAAAGAAGGTCAAGATTTCTTCCCGCTTACTGTTAACTACCAAGAAAAAACATACGCTGCAGGTAAAATTCCTGGTGGCTTCTTCAAGCGTGAAGGTCGTCCTTCTGAAGAAGAAACTTTAACGGCACGTTTAATCGACCGTCCAATTCGCCCGTTATTCCCAGAAGGGTTTACTAACGAAGTTCAAGTCATTATCACTGTTGTTTCAGCAAACCCTGAAATTGCCCCTGATATTATTTCATTATTAGGTACATCTGCTGCATTAGCTATTACTGGTATGCCATTTAATGGTCCAGTAGGTGCTGCACGTGTTGGTTACACTGAAGGTAAGTACATTCTTAACCCATTACAGTCTGAATTAGAAACAAGTCAACTAGATTTAGTTGTTGCTGGTACTGATGCCGCTGTATTAATGGTTGAATCAGAAGCTGATGTGCTTTCTGAAGAAGTGATGTTAGGTGCTGTTGTATACGGTCATGAGCAGTCTCAAATTGCAGTAAATGCGATTAAAGAATTTGCAGCTGAAGTAAATACACCTTCTTGGAACTGGGAAGCACCGGCTAAGAATGAAACATTAACAGCTAAAATTGCAGAACTTGCTACTGAACAAGTAAATGACGCTTATCAAATTACTGAAAAAGCATCACGTTACGAAAAAGTTGCAGAAATAAGAAACGAAGTAATTGAAAAGTTACTTAGTGAAGATGAAGAGCTTAACGTACAAGAAGCTAAAGATTTATTCCATGATTTAGAAAAAAATGTCGTTCGTGGTCGTATTACTCAAGGTCACCCTCGTATTGACGGTCGTGATCCTGAAATGATCCGTGCATTAGACGTGATGACGGGTGTATTGCCAAGAACTCACGGCTCAGCAGTATTTACTCGTGGTGAAACCCAAGCATTAGTAACGGCAACGTTAGGTACTCAACGTGATGCACAGCGCATTGAAACTATCTTAGGTGAGAAAACTGATACTTTCATGCTTCATTACAACTTCCCTCCGTATTCTGTAGGTGAAACTGGTTTTGTTGGCTCTCCTAAGCGTCGTGAAATTGGTCACGGCCGTTTAGCTAAGCGAGGTATGCTTGCAGTTATGCCTACTATTGAAGAGTTCCCGTACTCAGTACGTGTAGTATCTGAAATAACTGAATCTAACGGTTCATCTTCAATGGCATCAGTATGTGGTACTTCATTAGCACTTATGGACGCAGGTGTTCCAATTAAAGATTCTGTTGCAGGTATTGCAATGGGCCTAGTTAAAGAAGGCGATAGTCACGTAGTTCTTTCTGATATTTTAGGTGATGAAGATCACTTAGGTGACATGGACTTTAAAGTAGCAGGTACCACTGGCGGTATTACTGCACTTCAAATGGACATCAAAATTGAAGGTATTACGCAAGATATTATGCAAACAGCGCTTAACCAAGCAAAAGCTGCTCGTATCCATATCTTAGGTGTGATGGACCAAGCGATTAATTCACATCGTGATGATATTTCGCAGTTTGCTCCTCGTATCCATACGATGAAAATCAACTCTGATAAAATCCGTGACGTTATCGGTAAAGGTGGCGCAACAATTCGTCAGCTTACAGAAGAAACAGGCACAACTATCGAAATTGAAGATGATGGTACAGTAAAAATTGCTGCAACTGATGGTAAGCAAGCTGAAGATGCAATCAACCGCATTAAAGCGTTAACGGCTGAAATCGAAGTAGGTACAATTTACACAGGTAAAGTGGTACGTATTGTTGACTTTGGTGCGTTTGTTAATGTATTACCAGGTAAAGATGGCTTAGTTCATATTTCACAAATTTCTGAAGAGCGTGTAAACGCAGTGTCTGATGTATTAACTGAAGGCCAAGAAGTGACAGTGAAAGTACTTGAAGTAGACCGTCAAGGTCGCGTACGTTTAAGCATGAAAGAAGCTGCTGAAAAAGCAGAATCAGCTGAACAAGAAACACCAGCTGCTGAGTAA
- the nlpI gene encoding lipoprotein NlpI — protein MKYKHLAVALLFIFVQGCANTSGSSANLENIVIAEPMTVNYKSEIALARLTEVIHRAEISDVQKAQLYYDRGVIYDSVGLRSLARLDFNRALRLKPDLIEAYNFIGIHFTQLQEFNQAYEQFDSAIELSPEHEYAFLNRGIALYYGGRPQLAADDFSTFLSKQENDPYRLLWLYLAEKEVDGDSAKTNLKARSLKVQSNVWAKQVIALYLDELSLDQFVTNLTQGIGSNKDLTDRLCEAYFYLGKFYQANGDNRVAANYFKLALSTNVYEFVEHRYAKLELDLMRDSLSTNAR, from the coding sequence ATGAAATACAAACATTTAGCCGTTGCATTATTATTCATATTTGTTCAAGGGTGTGCGAACACTTCGGGGAGTTCTGCTAACTTAGAAAATATAGTTATTGCTGAGCCAATGACTGTTAATTATAAAAGCGAAATTGCCCTGGCGCGATTGACCGAAGTTATTCACCGAGCCGAAATTAGTGATGTACAAAAAGCTCAACTCTACTACGATCGAGGGGTGATCTACGATAGTGTCGGTTTGCGTTCACTAGCCAGACTCGATTTTAATCGCGCATTAAGGCTTAAGCCTGACTTAATTGAAGCCTATAATTTTATCGGTATTCACTTTACACAATTACAAGAATTTAATCAGGCCTACGAGCAGTTTGACTCAGCCATCGAACTGTCGCCTGAGCATGAATATGCTTTTTTAAATCGCGGTATTGCCTTGTATTATGGTGGACGACCACAACTTGCTGCAGATGATTTTTCGACATTTTTGAGCAAACAAGAAAATGACCCTTACCGATTGCTATGGTTATACTTAGCGGAAAAAGAGGTTGATGGAGATAGCGCAAAAACAAACTTAAAAGCGCGGTCATTAAAGGTTCAAAGCAACGTCTGGGCTAAACAAGTTATTGCACTTTACTTAGACGAATTGAGTTTGGATCAGTTCGTTACTAATTTAACTCAAGGGATAGGTTCGAATAAAGACCTAACGGATCGACTTTGTGAAGCCTATTTTTACCTCGGCAAGTTTTATCAAGCCAATGGCGACAACCGTGTCGCTGCAAACTATTTTAAATTGGCACTGAGTACCAATGTCTATGAATTTGTTGAGCATCGATATGCCAAGCTCGAGCTTGATTTAATGCGTGATTCGTTATCGACGAATGCTCGGTAA